DNA sequence from the Candidatus Methylarchaceae archaeon HK02M2 genome:
TCAGCCTTCTCCCTATGATCAAAAATATAAACTGTTATATCCTTTCGGGGGTTTCCATCCCCAATAGATCGAGGGCAATCCTTACAACATTCTTAAAGGCTTGAACAAGGGTTATCCTTGCCATCCTCTTCTCCTTATCCTTCTCTTGTAGTACGGGGTTCTTCTCATAGAAGGTGTTGAAACTTGTAGCAAGGTTAAAGGCATATCTGGCCAGAGTCTTTGGGGAGAGGTTCTTTGTAGCCTCCTCAACGTAAAGATCGAACTTTGAGATCAACCTTATAAGATTCAACTCTGTGGGATGGTCTAATGTAGAAGCATTATCTACCGTAATTTCAGGTTCTATACCAGCCTTTTTGATTATGCTCGATGCCCTTGCATGAGCGTATTGAATGTATGGCCCCGTCTCACCTTCTAGATTGAGGGATTCACGCAGATCGAAGACTATTATCTTGTCCAGATCTTGTTTTATCAGATCAAAACGAAGGGCAGATAAAGCCACCTTCTCAGCAGTATTGTGAAGCCAATCCTCACTTTCTTCCGGGTTCCTTTTCTTCGTCTCTTCATAGGCTTTTTTATGGAGGGCATCAAGCACATCATCTGCGTTGATGTAGATACCCTTCCGACCAGACATATGGATGAAGTCACTTTCTTCTATCATTATGCCAAGTTCATCGGCAGTCCTTCTGCTCAATGAAACGACCTCGTACCCAAGATGAACGTACTTCTTTTTGATCTTCTCCCCAATTAAAAGAGAAAGGATGTGTGAGATTATCTTCTGAAGTCTGCTCTGCCTCACGTCTATTACTGTTATCGCCAAGTCGGCAATCCCAAAATCTGGGTGCAAATCCTTTCCTTTTCCCGAAACTGTCGACCACAAGTCACTACCATTGGGTTGTTTTATGAATATGTTATATTGAAAGGGGTCTTCAACCAGCCCGATCTTCCATGAAGCGTAAGGTATGTCTTTAGCGATGTAGGTTAAAGTCCCATCGCTTCTCTTGATCACCTTCTCATCTTCCTCCCCCTTC
Encoded proteins:
- a CDS encoding arginine--tRNA ligase, whose amino-acid sequence is MSFREFREDVKRSIELAIRDACLPLIDFEPSEPPRPEFGELSVNVAFTIANKLGLNLFEVAKTIGNKLKIPKESLISSFEVCRPGYINFRVRYPDLTYRSISEAISKEDYGSLDIGRGQRVCIEHTSVNPNKALHVGHVRNLILGDSIYKILKFTKHDVQVLNYIDDSGLQIADIVVGFKYVGFPLEPPKGKKFDHYCGDEVYVKVNELYKIQPELIMRQKDVLREIDEGRSDIAKFAQEITRKVVREQLETCWRVGAYYDCLNFESHIIETGLWERLFNQMKDRGIIQIETEGKLAGCWVIKMKGEEDEKVIKRSDGTLTYIAKDIPYASWKIGLVEDPFQYNIFIKQPNGSDLWSTVSGKGKDLHPDFGIADLAITVIDVRQSRLQKIISHILSLLIGEKIKKKYVHLGYEVVSLSRRTADELGIMIEESDFIHMSGRKGIYINADDVLDALHKKAYEETKKRNPEESEDWLHNTAEKVALSALRFDLIKQDLDKIIVFDLRESLNLEGETGPYIQYAHARASSIIKKAGIEPEITVDNASTLDHPTELNLIRLISKFDLYVEEATKNLSPKTLARYAFNLATSFNTFYEKNPVLQEKDKEKRMARITLVQAFKNVVRIALDLLGMETPERI